In Fibrobacter sp. UWH6, the genomic stretch GTAGAGCATTTTTTCTTCCTTCTTTCAGCATGCATCTGCTTGATTTCTTCCTCAATTTCTTCTTCGCTCATGCCTATAGTCCCATTTTTTTGAGCATTAGCATTCAACGCCTGAAGTGAAGACAAAAGCCCCATTGGATCATCAGCCTCTTTTGACGAAGTGGTTTTGACATCAAAGGGCAATCCTTTTTCAACAAGGGCTCGCTTGAAAAATACACGAATTGCAGTAGGGATGTCCATGCCGAGACTTTCGAACAATTCTGCGGCCTGGTTTTTCAAATCTTCATCCATTCGAATTTGTAATAACGACGTCGCCATATTTAACCTCATTATAGAATATATGATAATAGCATACATTTGTCAATGTATTGTAATCATAAAGCACTTATTTTTATCGCAGTATAAAAAAGGCAAAAAAAAACGCACCTATTCTTAAACCATATTGAAAATTTCTAGTTTTATAAGAGTTGCTTCGCCGCTTAATTAAAAACATCAACATGCCAAAATTCATACCACCGCTTTTATGGATGTTCCTCTGTTTTAGCCTGATGGGTTGTCTGCCTCCATCACACCTAATCCGCATTAACGAATCCCTGCCGAAAAATGCAACCATAGAAAAAGAATCCGTCGTTGTTTATGCACAAAGGGACTGCCCTGGGGATTGTCCTCTAAGCGACAAGGATGTGGAATGGCATAACGCAACGATTTATAAAAATGTAAGGCAAATCCAATTTACACGGTACGGGCGAATGACATGCGATCCCGATGAACTTTGGGAAGGATATCGCGGTTACAACTATTATGTAATTTGGTACAGAGAGGGAGTAGCCCATCGGGGAATACAAGCATATTGCGATGCAGAAAAAAAAGAGTTCGTTGTAAAGAACATTCTTGACAAAACAACGCATGTAACTTTTCTGAAATCACGAGATGAATGGGTGGTTGAAGTAAAATGAAAGCCTTACTCTTATTAGCACTATTTCTTCTTGCTTCTTGTGGAGGGATCTTCAGCTCAGATTCATCGTCCTATGTAGATAGGCTACCCCCAAAAATTGAGATTGAGCCGTTTTTTGTTGTAGTCGGTGATTTTCCTGAAGGAGTGTCCCCAAAGGATTTCCAGATTGTCGCTTACAAAAATACTCCTGTCAAAAGCGTCGTTCCTTACGAATATTATATTGATTATAGATATGCATTAAAAACGGGAGGATTCGACTTTATGAATCCAATACCCTCTTACGAAGTTCTTATAGACGAATTCGACCCGGCAACCGAAATCGTGTGGTACAATAAAGGAGTTCCTTACCAAACCTTGAATATCGAATATACGATAAAGAAAGGGGATATCGTTTCCTTTAAAGCCTTTTGGAATGGAAAGCAAGAATTGTGCTTAAACAATTATATCGGAACCTCGGTTTCACGAATTTATATTCACATGCCAGACAACCGCCAGCCAGAGAATGAATGGTTTACGATATTTAAAGACAATCCCAAATGCCGAGAAACAGAAAAATATAAATACTTAGATTTATAAAAACAGCATTTTCTCTACTGAAAACTTTTTCCAAAATAAGTAAAAGTTTTCAGTAGGAATTTTTACTCGTTAAAAGGACATTCCATTCTAGGGATGTTCTTTTTTGTATTGCAGCCACACATTGTAAGCAGCTTGCGCCTCTGCCAAGGTCGTTGCTTTGGGCGTTACTTCCAAAGATTCCATAACCAAGAAATCCTTGAGCATGATATGTCTTACTGTACTTGAAGAGTAGTCCACGTCATCATTGGTGATGATGATTTTCTGGAAATCCCCTTCTACGCCATTGAACGCATCAAATTCCCTTGCGTAGGCCTTTTCCTCGGCGACGCTGTAGGCAACTTGTATCAAGTATCTTTTGTTACCCTTTTGGGCAAGGAAATCAATTTCTTTTCCCTTGTTGTTGTACACAAACAATTCGTAGCCCATATAGATTAGTTCATTGTAGACAATGTTCTCCAGGTTGTGGGTAATGTCGTAACGACCCGCGGAGGCATGGATAGAATTGAGGGCAACATCTTCATTGTAGATTTTCTCGTAGAAAGAAAGTTCACGCTTGACCTTGGTGGAGTATTGCGGCAATCCGCAAATGACGTAAGCCTCCTTTAAATAGGCAAGGTATTTCATAATTGTGTTGACAGAGCACTTATCATGTTCCTGTTTCACGTAATCACGAATCGCCTTGGCCGAGAAAATGCGACTATTGGAATGCAGTATAAAAGTAACAAGGCTTTCAAAGAGTGAGCGTTTTCTGATGCCGTAGCGGTTTACCAGGTCATTAACGACAATAGTTTCCTTAAGGTCATTAAGATATAAGTCTTGAGCCTCTTGATTCTTCATATAGAATCGATTCGGGAAACCACCCCAAATCAAGTAATCGGAAATGGGAACCTTTTTCCTCTTTTCCTTGGCAATCTTTAAAATTTCCTTGTAAACAAAGGGACGAATCCGGAATGAAACATAACGGCCGCTTAGTTCCTTGGTAAATTCGCTTGAAAGAAGTTTTGAATTTGAACCTGTAATGAATACGGAGCATTGATTCAGACGCAATGTCTTGCACGCAAGTTGCCATCCATCGATGGTTTGCACTTCATCCAGAAAAACATAGCAAAGCCCGCGTTTTTTCTTTTTCAGAACGTAATCAATCAAGTCATTGCCGTTCTTTATGTCCGGAACATTGACTGCGTTTTCAAAATTAAGATAAATCAAGTTGGATGACTTGACTGAAATTTCATCCATAACTTGCTTAAGAATCACAGACTTTCCGCAGCGGCGAATCCCTGTGATAATCTTAATCAAATCAGATTTATAAAAGTCACGAATCGGAACAATGTACTTTTCTCTTAAAATCACTCAAAACCTCTACTGAAAACTTTTTCCAAAATATACAAAAGTTTTCAGTAGAATTTCTGCGATCCATTTGACAATCCCTGAATGTATGCCGATATTATAGTCAAGGAGAACGCCACCATGTTTAATGACAGCTCTTTGACAACCACATTCTGGTACATATTCCTTTTTATCGCATTTCTTGCTTCCGTTAGCCGCGCCGACCTCGTATCTAATGGAATCGCAGTCAATGAATCATCACAACATCCCACGGAGTCTTCGGTACGGACTCCGGGAAGACCATCGTAAACGGTTCCTACGTAAGCCTCAGACTAATGGTCCAGTCAAGGCAGGAAGAGGAAATGGTAGACCTCGCAATCGTAACCGTACCGGATTCAATACATCTAAAAGCTTGTCAGATTGCCCCTATTTTCGCCAAGGACGGGGAAATCGTCGAAATGTATGGCAATGTACCAGGGAAAGGAAAACTGGATAAATACAGAGTCTCCGGACCTGTTTCTGATTACGACTCTCGAATGCCGTTTGATTACGTGTATTCCATCAGCGTAAAGGGTAAACACGGCATTTCCGGCGGTCCACTCTACTATAATGGTCACATCATCGGAATGAACCTTGCCATGCGTACCGACGAGAATGTCACATATTCATACACATCCGATATTCTGATTGACTACCTTGAACAGGCCAATGTCAAAATCAAGCCCAATACAAAGAACAATAAAAAATGCGTGTACCCAATTATCGGATACACACAGAAAAATCAATAGCATAGCAGCATATTAATCTTTTGTGGATTCTTGGAGCCGTAGATTCATTAACATTTTTCCGCAATTTATCTTATAGCCAGCAGTTCCAAAGTTCTGGAGTCCTTTTCTCCGGAAAAGAATTTCTCAAGGACCTTGCCGAAGACTTCAATTTCAGGCGCCACTTCCATGAACAGAGTCATGCACGATTTTAGTTTCAAGTCGTCGGGATACCCCATGACTTCTGTTGCATTGTTATTTTCCAACGCCAGCAACGCCTCTGAAATTTCAACAAGGCGAGTCCTTAAAACATCATCTGCAATGTAAGCCCTGGCCTCATCCTTCGTCAATCCGTAGTATTTTGCCGTTGGGCTATATCCAAGCTCCTTCAGTTGAGGAAAGATGTACCAAATCCAATGGCTTTCTTTGCAGCCAGCCTTAATTTCGTTCAACGCAACTGGATAATCGGATTCCTGGGCGTCTTTAAACCTTTGCAAATCAAAACTCATATTGATAAAACTACTCTACTTTATACAGTTTACCAGGGAGATATCTGGGTTCAATTTTCCCGACGGATAGACATTTGACAATCCCTGCCTCCACCAAAACTTTCTTGGAGAAGTATCAATCCTTTACACAACGAAGGGAAAGGCCCTCATCCTTCAACAGCGAGCCAAAACCCACTACATCATTGATGTTCTTTTTCAGAGAGCGGATGAGTGCTTTGGACGGGCTTCCAATGGGAGGCTCGTTTGTATCCTCATTGGCAGTCCAGAAATAGGCGACAGTACCTAAATCCTTGTATTCCCTAGACCATTTCTCGCCTGCGGGGAGCGCGCCAAAGCCCAACCCATCATTGCCCGGGCCACCCATTTCGCCGAACACATCATTGTATTCAACCTGCCAGTCATTGGTGTTAGAACGAAGAAGTGCACCGACATCGGATTGGCTTGCCTTAGCTTCTGTTTTTGCAAAAGCTTCCAGCTCATTCCAGTCATCGACACTTGCAACATGGAACCCTTCTGGACATGCGCCCTGGACATTTCCTGTCAAGTTCGCGTATTTTTGCTGGTAGGATTTATCGAGGCCCATGGCTGCAGACCAGCTATACAGACGACCATATTTTTGGCAATTCTTTTCGCGACCATCATAGCACCAGCTTTCTGTAGTGCAGAAATTCATATTCTCAGCAAGCCAAACCTGATCGCCAATTTTTACAGTCTTGTACACCTGTCCATCACGGCTATCGCAAATGGAATTTTCGTCAAGAGATAAAGGGCATTCCTTTGCCAATTCCTTGCAAGACCCACCATTTGTGTTTCCAGAAGTTGAGCCTCCATTTTCATCGGAAGAAGTTCCCGAATCGGAGCAAGCAACGAAGAACCCCAAAGCCAGAGTCAAAACCGATTTACTCAGGGTAGAATATTTTTCAAAAAAATTATAGCGTTTCATTCTACTGCAAAAATACCTTTTATTAGAAAAGAAGAAAGATAACTCACCCCATGGTCCAGTCTTCGATGACAAGGCCATCAATGCGTGAGAATTCCTTCACGTTGTGGGTCACGAGGCAACCACCATTAAAGGCACTTGCCGCAATAAGCAAATCGTTGGGACCAATGGGTGCGCCGGCGGTTTCAAGCTGACGCCTGATTTCACCATACGCTGCA encodes the following:
- a CDS encoding DUF1810 domain-containing protein, whose amino-acid sequence is MSFDLQRFKDAQESDYPVALNEIKAGCKESHWIWYIFPQLKELGYSPTAKYYGLTKDEARAYIADDVLRTRLVEISEALLALENNNATEVMGYPDDLKLKSCMTLFMEVAPEIEVFGKVLEKFFSGEKDSRTLELLAIR
- a CDS encoding ATP-binding protein translates to MILREKYIVPIRDFYKSDLIKIITGIRRCGKSVILKQVMDEISVKSSNLIYLNFENAVNVPDIKNGNDLIDYVLKKKKRGLCYVFLDEVQTIDGWQLACKTLRLNQCSVFITGSNSKLLSSEFTKELSGRYVSFRIRPFVYKEILKIAKEKRKKVPISDYLIWGGFPNRFYMKNQEAQDLYLNDLKETIVVNDLVNRYGIRKRSLFESLVTFILHSNSRIFSAKAIRDYVKQEHDKCSVNTIMKYLAYLKEAYVICGLPQYSTKVKRELSFYEKIYNEDVALNSIHASAGRYDITHNLENIVYNELIYMGYELFVYNNKGKEIDFLAQKGNKRYLIQVAYSVAEEKAYAREFDAFNGVEGDFQKIIITNDDVDYSSSTVRHIMLKDFLVMESLEVTPKATTLAEAQAAYNVWLQYKKEHP
- a CDS encoding FISUMP domain-containing protein; translation: MKRYNFFEKYSTLSKSVLTLALGFFVACSDSGTSSDENGGSTSGNTNGGSCKELAKECPLSLDENSICDSRDGQVYKTVKIGDQVWLAENMNFCTTESWCYDGREKNCQKYGRLYSWSAAMGLDKSYQQKYANLTGNVQGACPEGFHVASVDDWNELEAFAKTEAKASQSDVGALLRSNTNDWQVEYNDVFGEMGGPGNDGLGFGALPAGEKWSREYKDLGTVAYFWTANEDTNEPPIGSPSKALIRSLKKNINDVVGFGSLLKDEGLSLRCVKD
- a CDS encoding type II toxin-antitoxin system RelB/DinJ family antitoxin, whose amino-acid sequence is MATSLLQIRMDEDLKNQAAELFESLGMDIPTAIRVFFKRALVEKGLPFDVKTTSSKEADDPMGLLSSLQALNANAQKNGTIGMSEEEIEEEIKQMHAERRKKKCSTR